In Onychostoma macrolepis isolate SWU-2019 chromosome 04, ASM1243209v1, whole genome shotgun sequence, one DNA window encodes the following:
- the tymp gene encoding thymidine phosphorylase isoform X2 — translation MSSKDSTVSFPELIKLKRDGGQLNRAEISTFVQGVTSGAIQKCQIGAMLMAIWQKGMTNEETLAMTREMMNSGETFQWPKEWLVVDKHSTGGVGDKVSLPLAPALAACGCKIPMISGRGLAHTGGTLDKLESIPGFKVNQSVEQVKQILEDVGCCIVGQTERLVPADRVLYAIRDATSTVDSLPLIISSIISKKGAEGLSALVLDVKFGRAALYKDLNSARRLAQSLVTAGNNLGVKTGAVLSRMDTPIGQSVGNTVEVCEALECLKGRGSDDLKELVTNLGGYLLWMCGHSGTPESGKTKIAVKLENGEALKKFEAMLMAQGVSADVAHSLCLNETDYFEHMKRAAHQTELKVLDDGAVLDIGGLALAEVLHKLGAGRAKSGEEIDHSVGAEILVEMGQQVNHGSGFITIAQI, via the exons ATGTCTTCTAAAGACAGCACTGTTAGCTTCCCTGAGCTTATAAAGCTGAAACGAGACGGTGGCCAACTCAACAGAGCTGAAATAAGCACTTTTGTACAAGGAGTCACATCGGGAGCCATCCAGAAGTGTCAAATAG GTGCTATGCTAATGGCCATATGGCAGAAGGGCATGACTAATGAAGAAACCCTGGCAATGACGAGAGAGATGATGAACTCCGGAGAGACGTTTCAATGGCCGAAGGAATGGCTTGTGGTAGACAAACACTCAACCGGTGGAGTCGGAGACAAAGTCAGCCTTCCGCTTGCTCCTGCTCTGGCTGCATGTGGCTGTAAG ATTCCCATGATAAGTGGAAGAGGACTGGCACATACAGGTGGCACCCTGGACAAGCTGGAGTCTATACCTGGGTTTAAAGTCAACCAGTCAGTTGAACAG GTGAAGCAGATCCTAGAGGATGTGGGCTGTTGTATTGTGGGACAGACAGAGAGGCTAGTTCCAGCAGATCGTGTTCTCTACGCCATCAGAGACGCCACATCAACTGTTGATAGTCTTCCTCTTATCATCA GCTCCATCATCTCTAAGAAAGGAGCTGAAGGTCTGAGTGCTCTTGTGTTAGATGTGAAGTTTGGCAGAGCTGCTCTGTATAAAGATTTAAATAGCGCTCGGCGTCTTGCTCAGTCACTG GTCACTGCAGGCAACAATTTGGGTGTGAAGACAGGGGCGGTGCTCAGCCGAATGGACACTCCCATTGGCCAGAGTGTGGGAAATACGGTCGAGGTGTGTGAAGCCCTCGAGTGTCTTAAAGGACGAGGGTCAGATGATCTCAAGGAACTGGTCACAAATTTAG GTGGTTATCTATTGTGGATGTGTGGCCACTCCGGTACTCCAGAGAGCGGAAAAACTAAAATCGCTGTGAAACTGGAGAATGGAGAAGCCCTGAAAAAGTTTGAGGCGATGCTGATGGCTCAGGGTGTTTCTGCAGATGTTGCACATTCGCTGTGTTTAAACGAGACCGACTACTTTGAGCACATGAAGCGTGCAGCGCATCAGACAGAGCTCAAGGTGCTAGATGATG gagcCGTTTTGGACATTGGCGGTTTGGCCCTGGCTGAAGTGCTGCATAAACTAGGTGCAGGACGTGCTAAATCGGGAGAGGAAATCGATCATAGTGTGGGAGCAGAGATCTTGGTTGAGATGGGACAGCAG GTCAATCATGGATCAGGATTCATCACAATTGCCCAAATCTGA
- the tymp gene encoding thymidine phosphorylase isoform X1, which yields MSSKDSTVSFPELIKLKRDGGQLNRAEISTFVQGVTSGAIQKCQIGAMLMAIWQKGMTNEETLAMTREMMNSGETFQWPKEWLVVDKHSTGGVGDKVSLPLAPALAACGCKIPMISGRGLAHTGGTLDKLESIPGFKVNQSVEQVKQILEDVGCCIVGQTERLVPADRVLYAIRDATSTVDSLPLIISSIISKKGAEGLSALVLDVKFGRAALYKDLNSARRLAQSLVTAGNNLGVKTGAVLSRMDTPIGQSVGNTVEVCEALECLKGRGSDDLKELVTNLGGYLLWMCGHSGTPESGKTKIAVKLENGEALKKFEAMLMAQGVSADVAHSLCLNETDYFEHMKRAAHQTELKVLDDGAVLDIGGLALAEVLHKLGAGRAKSGEEIDHSVGAEILVEMGQQVQKGQSWIRIHHNCPNLNPHYSDLQKALVIGSHDKYETVSRMAEFIYPDNPNMS from the exons ATGTCTTCTAAAGACAGCACTGTTAGCTTCCCTGAGCTTATAAAGCTGAAACGAGACGGTGGCCAACTCAACAGAGCTGAAATAAGCACTTTTGTACAAGGAGTCACATCGGGAGCCATCCAGAAGTGTCAAATAG GTGCTATGCTAATGGCCATATGGCAGAAGGGCATGACTAATGAAGAAACCCTGGCAATGACGAGAGAGATGATGAACTCCGGAGAGACGTTTCAATGGCCGAAGGAATGGCTTGTGGTAGACAAACACTCAACCGGTGGAGTCGGAGACAAAGTCAGCCTTCCGCTTGCTCCTGCTCTGGCTGCATGTGGCTGTAAG ATTCCCATGATAAGTGGAAGAGGACTGGCACATACAGGTGGCACCCTGGACAAGCTGGAGTCTATACCTGGGTTTAAAGTCAACCAGTCAGTTGAACAG GTGAAGCAGATCCTAGAGGATGTGGGCTGTTGTATTGTGGGACAGACAGAGAGGCTAGTTCCAGCAGATCGTGTTCTCTACGCCATCAGAGACGCCACATCAACTGTTGATAGTCTTCCTCTTATCATCA GCTCCATCATCTCTAAGAAAGGAGCTGAAGGTCTGAGTGCTCTTGTGTTAGATGTGAAGTTTGGCAGAGCTGCTCTGTATAAAGATTTAAATAGCGCTCGGCGTCTTGCTCAGTCACTG GTCACTGCAGGCAACAATTTGGGTGTGAAGACAGGGGCGGTGCTCAGCCGAATGGACACTCCCATTGGCCAGAGTGTGGGAAATACGGTCGAGGTGTGTGAAGCCCTCGAGTGTCTTAAAGGACGAGGGTCAGATGATCTCAAGGAACTGGTCACAAATTTAG GTGGTTATCTATTGTGGATGTGTGGCCACTCCGGTACTCCAGAGAGCGGAAAAACTAAAATCGCTGTGAAACTGGAGAATGGAGAAGCCCTGAAAAAGTTTGAGGCGATGCTGATGGCTCAGGGTGTTTCTGCAGATGTTGCACATTCGCTGTGTTTAAACGAGACCGACTACTTTGAGCACATGAAGCGTGCAGCGCATCAGACAGAGCTCAAGGTGCTAGATGATG gagcCGTTTTGGACATTGGCGGTTTGGCCCTGGCTGAAGTGCTGCATAAACTAGGTGCAGGACGTGCTAAATCGGGAGAGGAAATCGATCATAGTGTGGGAGCAGAGATCTTGGTTGAGATGGGACAGCAGGTACAGAAAG GTCAATCATGGATCAGGATTCATCACAATTGCCCAAATCTGAATCCACACTATTCTGACCTGCAGAAAGCCTTGGTCATTGGCAGCCATGACAAATACGAGACAGTATCACGTATGGCAGAATTCATCTACCCAGATAATCCCAACATGTCATAA